The following is a genomic window from Vibrio cyclitrophicus.
GTGTCGATTGATATATGTGATGAGCAAAAAAAGGCCACCTTAAATAAAGGTGGCTTTGGTTTATTTATTTGATATTTATAACTATTTTGTTGTGTCGCGCAGCTTAATTTTGCTTGGTACATAGACGCGTAATGGGATGGTTCGGCCGTCGCGCGCTTTCTCTATCAGAAGGTTAACACCTTGAATTCCCATCAGTTCAGAATGGATACGAACCGTTGATAAAGATGGGAAAGTAAACTTAGCGGTTGGGATGTCATTTACACTGATCAGCGCAATATCTTCAGGAATGCGCAATCCGTGTTCATGTATCGCTCGTAAAACGCCAATAGCGATGGAATCTGATGCAATAAACATGGCTTTAGGGTAGTCGTCAGTCGCGAGCATCTGTTTTGCAAGCTTGTAACCTGATGAGCTAGAGAAGTCACCACGGTAGATGTCTTGCTCACTGATAACGTTCTTAAGGCTACCGTATTCAGCAAAGGCTACTTCGCGAATATCAGGAGTGTTGACGTTATCTTGTCCGCCAATAAAACCAATGCGTTGATAGCCTTGGTTGATAAAGAAGTTGGTGATCTCTTTGCTGATCAAAGCCAGGTCGATATCGACAGAGTCATAAGGTTCAGAGTGATCAGTGAAATCGACATAACAGATATTATCGCTTAGCTTTTTGGCTTGTTCGATAACCTCCGGTGTCATTCTTCCTACTAACAAAACACCTGTGATTGGCGTTGAGTTAATCTGTATTTTGCTCTCATAACAGTTGGTTAGCTTAACTTCCATCTTTTTACATTGGGTTTCAATCCCATGGCGGATTGATAGGTAGTAAGGGTCGTTAACTTCAACTTCTTGCTTGTAGTTATACAGTGCTAGAAAGTGATGGTTTTGTTTTTTACTGCTAACGGTTTTTCGTGAGCTGCTGGTTTTGTATTCCAACTTCTCTGCAATTTCAAAGATACGCCTTTTGGTCTCTTCCTTGACGCTTAATGTTGGATCTTCATTGAGAACCCTTGAAACTGTAGCCAATGATACATTCGCTTCAGTCGCGATATCTTTTAACGTTGCCATACTCACTTCCTGTTATTGGAATATTGCGCTGCTTTGAAATTGGTATTTAGTAAAAAAGCAATGCACCTCTTTATTCTACAAACCTATTGTAATCAAACTAGACGTCATTGCATTAACTTTTAGTAAA
Proteins encoded in this region:
- the ebgR gene encoding transcriptional regulator EbgR, which encodes MATLKDIATEANVSLATVSRVLNEDPTLSVKEETKRRIFEIAEKLEYKTSSSRKTVSSKKQNHHFLALYNYKQEVEVNDPYYLSIRHGIETQCKKMEVKLTNCYESKIQINSTPITGVLLVGRMTPEVIEQAKKLSDNICYVDFTDHSEPYDSVDIDLALISKEITNFFINQGYQRIGFIGGQDNVNTPDIREVAFAEYGSLKNVISEQDIYRGDFSSSSGYKLAKQMLATDDYPKAMFIASDSIAIGVLRAIHEHGLRIPEDIALISVNDIPTAKFTFPSLSTVRIHSELMGIQGVNLLIEKARDGRTIPLRVYVPSKIKLRDTTK